In Phyllobacterium zundukense, one DNA window encodes the following:
- a CDS encoding formate--tetrahydrofolate ligase, with product MAIVKSDIEIARSAAKKPVLEIGAKIGIPPEHLAPYGYDKAKISAEFIRSKQGGKDGKLILVTAVSPTPAGEGKTTTTVGLGDGLNRIGKKAIVCIREASLGPCFGTKGGAAGGGYAQVIPMEDINLHFTGDFHAVTAAHNLLAAMIDNHVYWGNELNLDTRRITWRRVMDMNDRALRDIASSLGGVANGFPRESGFDITVASEVMAILCLATDLSDLEQRLGEIIIGYRFNKTPVYARDLKADKAMAVLLKDAMQPNLVQTLENNPAFVHGGPFANIAHGCNSVVATTTALKLADYVVTEAGFGADLGAEKFFDIKCRKAGLKPAAAVIVATVRAMKMHGGVAKEDLGRENIAAIKAGCANLGRHMENVRQFGVPVVVAINHFTADTEAEIATVKAFVAAHGTEAILCKHWAQGSAGIEELAHKVVALAESGSAQFSPLYEDELSLFDKIETIVKRIYRGAEADADASVREQLRQWEEAGYGNLPVCMAKTQYSFSTNPNLRGAPVNHVVHVREVRLSAGAGFIVAICGEIMTMPGLPKSPSAERIHLNGDGVIEGLF from the coding sequence ATGGCTATCGTCAAATCCGATATTGAGATTGCGCGCTCTGCGGCGAAAAAGCCGGTGCTCGAGATCGGTGCAAAGATCGGCATACCACCTGAGCACCTGGCTCCCTATGGATATGATAAGGCCAAGATTTCGGCGGAATTCATTCGCTCGAAACAGGGCGGCAAGGATGGCAAGCTCATCCTGGTGACGGCCGTCAGTCCGACACCGGCCGGCGAGGGCAAGACCACCACGACTGTCGGACTTGGCGACGGGCTCAACCGCATCGGCAAGAAGGCAATCGTGTGTATTCGAGAAGCGTCGCTCGGTCCCTGTTTCGGCACGAAGGGTGGCGCCGCTGGTGGCGGTTATGCTCAAGTGATCCCGATGGAAGACATCAACCTGCATTTCACCGGCGATTTTCATGCGGTCACCGCTGCGCATAATCTGCTCGCGGCGATGATCGACAACCATGTCTATTGGGGCAATGAGCTTAATCTCGACACGCGCCGGATCACCTGGCGGCGGGTCATGGACATGAACGACCGTGCCTTGCGCGATATCGCCTCGTCGCTTGGCGGTGTCGCCAACGGGTTCCCACGGGAATCGGGCTTCGACATCACGGTTGCCTCCGAAGTGATGGCGATCCTCTGCCTGGCCACGGATCTCAGCGATCTGGAGCAGCGGCTGGGCGAAATCATCATCGGCTATCGCTTCAACAAGACGCCCGTTTATGCCCGCGACCTGAAGGCGGACAAGGCAATGGCAGTGCTGCTCAAGGATGCGATGCAGCCCAATCTGGTACAGACGCTGGAAAACAACCCGGCCTTCGTCCACGGTGGCCCCTTTGCCAATATTGCGCATGGCTGCAACTCCGTGGTGGCCACGACGACCGCGCTGAAACTTGCCGATTATGTGGTGACGGAGGCCGGTTTCGGCGCCGATCTCGGCGCGGAGAAATTCTTCGACATCAAATGCCGCAAGGCGGGGCTGAAACCGGCGGCTGCCGTGATCGTCGCGACGGTGCGCGCCATGAAGATGCATGGCGGCGTGGCAAAGGAAGATCTGGGCCGGGAAAACATCGCCGCCATCAAGGCCGGCTGTGCCAATCTCGGACGCCATATGGAGAATGTCAGGCAGTTTGGCGTGCCAGTCGTCGTCGCGATCAACCACTTCACTGCCGATACGGAAGCGGAGATCGCAACGGTGAAGGCTTTCGTCGCGGCCCACGGCACTGAGGCCATACTTTGCAAACACTGGGCGCAGGGCTCTGCTGGAATTGAAGAGCTGGCGCATAAGGTTGTCGCCTTGGCCGAAAGTGGTTCCGCGCAGTTTTCGCCGCTCTATGAGGATGAACTTTCGCTGTTCGACAAGATTGAGACTATCGTCAAGCGCATCTATCGCGGCGCCGAAGCCGATGCCGATGCGAGCGTGCGTGAACAGTTGCGGCAGTGGGAAGAGGCGGGATATGGCAACCTTCCAGTGTGCATGGCAAAGACCCAGTATTCATTCTCGACGAACCCCAATCTGCGCGGCGCTCCCGTCAACCACGTCGTCCATGTCCGCGAAGTGCGCTTGTCTGCGGGCGCCGGGTTCATCGTTGCGATCTGCGGTGAGATCATGACCATGCCTGGCTTGCCAAAGTCACCTTCGGCCGAGCGAATTCATTTGAATGGCGATGGGGTGATCGAGGGATTGTTTTGA
- a CDS encoding anthranilate synthase gives MHRIEGDVEIFDTAGGVTISRSRIATAYASAIDSYVDALDERRGAVFSSNYEYPGRYTRWDTAIVDPPVVITSNGRHMTIEALNQRGEILLTPIRQAMIALEEVFIATASATKLELEIALPSRPFTEEERSRVPSVFTVLRAIVALFFTEDDANLGLYGAFGYDLAFQFDPIQYKLKRPDDQRDIVLYLPDEILVVDHHAAKAWLDRYEYAFEGASTESLPRDTATKPFKSTDIIPGRGDHNPGDYAELVKKAKDSFKRGDLFEVVPGQTFYERCETKPSVISRRLKAINPSPYSFYINLGDNEYLVGASPEMFVRVVGRRIETCPISGTIKRGEDAIADSEQIIKLLNSKKDESELTMCSDVDRNDKSRVCEPGSVRVIGRRQIEMYSRLIHTVDHIEGRLREDMDAFDGFLSHAWAVTVTGAPKLWAMRFIEENERSPRAWYGGAIGMVNFNGDMNTGLTLRTIRIKDGIAQVRAGATLLFDSVPEEEEAETELKASAMIAAVREAHKSNILPEERAVARVGEGLSILLVDHEDSFVHTLANYFRQTGATVTTVRTPVAEEVFDRIKPDLVVLSPGPGTPEDFDCKATIKKARKRELPIFGVCLGLQALAEAYGGTLRQLHVPMHGKPSRIRITKQGKIFSGLPKEVTVGRYHSIFADPVRLPDEFIVTAETEDGVIMAFEHKSEPIAAVQFHPESIMTLGHNAGMRMIENVVAHLPRRAKERAA, from the coding sequence ATGCATAGAATTGAGGGCGACGTGGAGATATTCGACACCGCAGGCGGTGTCACGATTTCCCGGTCACGTATTGCTACAGCTTATGCCAGTGCGATCGACAGTTACGTGGATGCGCTCGACGAGCGGCGCGGCGCGGTTTTCTCGTCCAATTACGAGTATCCGGGCCGCTATACGCGATGGGATACGGCAATCGTCGACCCGCCAGTCGTTATCACCTCCAATGGCCGCCACATGACCATCGAAGCGCTGAACCAGCGCGGCGAAATCCTGCTTACGCCGATCAGGCAAGCCATGATAGCGCTTGAGGAAGTCTTCATCGCCACGGCGAGCGCAACCAAGCTCGAACTCGAGATTGCGCTGCCGAGCCGCCCTTTTACGGAAGAAGAGCGCTCGCGCGTTCCATCTGTCTTTACGGTCCTGCGCGCTATCGTTGCTCTGTTCTTCACGGAAGATGATGCCAATCTCGGTCTTTACGGCGCATTCGGCTATGACCTGGCATTCCAGTTCGATCCGATTCAATACAAGCTGAAGCGACCGGACGATCAGCGCGATATCGTCCTCTATCTGCCCGATGAAATCCTTGTCGTCGACCACCACGCTGCCAAGGCATGGCTCGACCGCTACGAATATGCCTTCGAAGGTGCTTCGACCGAAAGCCTGCCGCGCGATACGGCGACGAAGCCGTTCAAATCGACAGATATCATACCGGGCCGCGGCGATCACAATCCTGGTGACTATGCGGAGCTCGTGAAGAAGGCAAAAGACAGCTTCAAGCGCGGCGACCTTTTCGAAGTCGTGCCGGGGCAGACCTTTTATGAGCGCTGTGAAACCAAACCGTCGGTGATTTCGCGCCGGTTGAAGGCCATCAATCCGTCGCCCTATTCGTTCTACATCAACCTCGGCGACAATGAATATCTGGTCGGCGCCTCGCCGGAAATGTTCGTGCGCGTGGTCGGGCGTCGCATCGAGACCTGTCCGATTTCGGGAACGATCAAGCGTGGCGAGGATGCGATTGCCGATAGCGAGCAGATCATCAAGCTTCTGAACTCGAAAAAGGACGAATCCGAGCTCACCATGTGCTCGGACGTCGACCGCAACGATAAAAGCCGCGTCTGCGAGCCGGGTTCCGTCCGGGTGATCGGTCGCCGCCAGATTGAGATGTATTCGCGCCTGATCCATACCGTCGACCATATTGAAGGACGGTTGCGCGAAGACATGGATGCCTTCGATGGCTTCCTGTCGCATGCTTGGGCTGTGACGGTGACCGGTGCACCGAAGCTTTGGGCCATGCGCTTCATCGAAGAGAATGAGCGGAGCCCGCGCGCCTGGTATGGCGGTGCGATCGGCATGGTCAACTTCAACGGCGACATGAATACGGGTCTGACGCTGCGCACCATCCGCATCAAGGATGGCATCGCGCAGGTCCGTGCCGGTGCGACTCTGCTGTTTGATTCAGTGCCTGAAGAGGAAGAAGCAGAGACCGAACTTAAGGCTTCGGCGATGATCGCTGCCGTCCGGGAGGCACACAAGAGCAATATCCTTCCTGAAGAACGCGCCGTGGCGCGTGTCGGGGAGGGGCTATCGATCCTTCTTGTCGATCATGAAGATTCCTTTGTCCACACGCTGGCAAATTATTTCCGCCAGACCGGCGCGACGGTCACTACCGTCCGTACGCCGGTCGCTGAGGAAGTCTTCGACCGTATCAAGCCGGATCTCGTCGTGCTTTCACCCGGACCCGGCACGCCGGAGGATTTCGACTGCAAGGCAACGATCAAGAAAGCACGCAAGCGCGAGCTGCCGATCTTCGGCGTTTGTCTCGGTTTGCAGGCACTGGCGGAAGCCTATGGCGGAACGTTGCGCCAGTTGCATGTGCCAATGCATGGCAAGCCTTCGCGTATCCGGATCACCAAGCAGGGCAAGATCTTTTCCGGCCTGCCGAAGGAAGTGACAGTCGGCCGTTATCATTCGATCTTTGCCGATCCGGTTAGGTTGCCGGACGAGTTCATCGTGACTGCAGAGACCGAGGATGGTGTCATCATGGCCTTCGAACACAAGAGCGAGCCAATCGCCGCAGTTCAGTTCCATCCGGAATCGATCATGACACTCGGTCACAATGCTGGTATGCGCATGATCGAAAACGTCGTGGCCCATCTGCCACGACGCGCCAAGGAACGAGCAGCCTAG
- a CDS encoding cation diffusion facilitator family transporter, translated as MSEDTTVQRLAFWSIFIGMTVLALKYGAYYVTGSVALYSDALESIVNVVAALAAWWAIRVSYKPADRNHPYGHHKAEYFSAVLEGVLIVVAALLILREVWLAWETPKTLDQPWLGLAINGGATVINAFWASLLINRGRKHRSPAMQADGKHIMTDVVTSVGVFAGLVGAVVTGWTFLDPLLAVMVALNILWQGWNVIGNSVQGLMDVGVDTEETMRIRDVISANAGGALEVHDLKTRIAGRMTFIEFHLVVEANMSVGDAHIICDRIENALMQQIPDASVVIHVEPEDEAKLPLGTVAVPFA; from the coding sequence ATGAGTGAAGACACCACTGTTCAGCGGCTGGCGTTCTGGTCGATTTTCATCGGAATGACCGTGCTTGCCCTGAAATATGGTGCCTACTACGTCACCGGTTCCGTCGCGCTTTATTCGGACGCGCTCGAGTCGATCGTCAATGTCGTGGCGGCTCTTGCAGCCTGGTGGGCGATCCGTGTCAGTTACAAGCCCGCCGACCGGAATCATCCTTACGGGCACCACAAGGCCGAGTATTTCTCGGCGGTGCTCGAAGGTGTGCTGATTGTCGTGGCCGCACTGTTGATCCTGCGCGAAGTCTGGCTTGCCTGGGAGACGCCGAAGACACTGGACCAGCCCTGGCTCGGTCTTGCAATCAATGGCGGAGCAACAGTCATCAATGCGTTCTGGGCATCGCTGCTCATCAATCGCGGGCGAAAGCACCGGTCTCCGGCCATGCAAGCCGACGGCAAGCACATTATGACCGATGTCGTGACGTCCGTCGGCGTGTTCGCTGGCCTGGTCGGCGCCGTAGTAACCGGCTGGACCTTCCTGGATCCGCTCCTTGCCGTCATGGTAGCACTGAACATTCTATGGCAAGGCTGGAATGTTATCGGCAACTCGGTGCAGGGTCTGATGGATGTCGGCGTTGACACCGAGGAAACTATGCGCATTCGTGACGTCATTTCTGCCAATGCCGGCGGAGCGCTGGAAGTGCATGACCTTAAGACTCGCATTGCCGGCCGTATGACCTTCATTGAGTTTCATCTGGTGGTTGAGGCGAATATGAGCGTTGGCGATGCGCACATCATCTGCGACCGCATCGAAAACGCCTTGATGCAACAGATCCCCGACGCCAGCGTGGTCATCCATGTTGAACCCGAGGACGAAGCAAAATTGCCGCTTGGCACGGTTGCAGTTCCTTTTGCCTGA
- a CDS encoding NUDIX domain-containing protein gives MSDSPVRMKSVQLLSDNWGTLKKYSYDFVRRDGRTESHTREVYDRGNGAVVLPYDPTRGTVLLTRQFRLPAYVAGHDPMLIEACAGLLDDNDAETTARKETEEELGYRLRDIERVFDVFMSPGSVTERLVFFIAVYNASDRISDGGGHEGEGEDIEVLEMTLDDALAMVAQHQIVDAKTVMLLQHIKLKGLIS, from the coding sequence ATGAGCGATAGTCCCGTTCGCATGAAATCTGTCCAGCTCCTCTCCGATAATTGGGGGACGCTGAAGAAGTACAGTTATGATTTCGTCCGCCGTGACGGACGGACAGAATCCCACACGCGGGAGGTCTATGATCGTGGCAACGGGGCGGTGGTCTTGCCGTACGATCCGACGCGCGGGACGGTTCTGCTTACGCGGCAATTCCGCCTCCCGGCCTATGTCGCTGGGCATGATCCAATGCTGATCGAAGCCTGTGCGGGCCTGCTGGATGACAACGATGCGGAAACGACTGCACGCAAGGAGACCGAAGAGGAACTCGGTTATCGTTTGCGCGATATCGAGCGCGTCTTCGACGTTTTCATGAGCCCGGGCAGTGTCACAGAACGACTTGTGTTTTTCATCGCCGTTTACAATGCATCGGATCGAATTTCCGATGGAGGCGGTCACGAAGGCGAGGGCGAAGACATCGAAGTGCTGGAAATGACGCTGGACGACGCCCTGGCAATGGTTGCACAGCACCAAATTGTCGATGCAAAAACGGTCATGCTGTTGCAGCACATAAAACTCAAGGGCTTGATTTCCTGA
- a CDS encoding alpha/beta hydrolase, which yields MGKPYFYALIAGLSLVTAAQLASARSTADCDKPQSAKTQVLSDAVDPLPDVDKNDSADACTQKSKVDSQVPAKVVPINIVATGSASILKKAIKGEILPQSEGSLHEDLAFKYRIYRPETPNGDTMVLLHGSGQDETSLVSFGSKIAPNAVLFAVRGRVVQDGSNRWYRRLTPVSFDQKDIRSEAKAFAEFLKQVTQEYKIDPNRTTFLGYSNGANLVNAVMLLYPDLVKQAVLLRSMPVLSEVSDANLANARVLTVSGASDQLYAPYAPALEDMLRSHGARVEARSIKSDHGLGKDDVKVVSEWLSGATAQLKKN from the coding sequence ATGGGTAAACCGTACTTTTATGCACTGATTGCAGGCCTTTCTCTCGTCACCGCGGCGCAGCTTGCAAGCGCGCGCAGCACGGCGGACTGCGACAAGCCGCAATCGGCAAAAACTCAGGTTTTGTCGGATGCGGTTGATCCGCTGCCTGATGTTGATAAAAATGACAGCGCCGACGCTTGCACCCAGAAGAGCAAGGTGGATTCGCAAGTGCCCGCAAAAGTCGTACCCATCAACATCGTCGCAACAGGCAGTGCCAGTATTTTGAAGAAAGCGATCAAAGGCGAAATTCTTCCGCAGAGCGAAGGATCGCTGCACGAAGATCTTGCATTCAAATACCGTATCTATCGTCCGGAAACACCAAATGGCGATACGATGGTTCTGCTGCATGGCTCAGGCCAGGATGAGACCAGCCTGGTTTCCTTTGGCTCAAAGATCGCCCCGAATGCCGTGCTGTTCGCCGTGCGCGGACGTGTCGTGCAGGATGGTTCGAATCGCTGGTACCGCAGGCTCACACCAGTCAGCTTTGACCAGAAGGACATCCGTTCCGAAGCAAAGGCATTTGCCGAATTCCTCAAGCAGGTTACCCAGGAATACAAGATTGATCCGAACCGCACGACGTTCCTTGGCTATTCCAACGGTGCCAATCTGGTCAACGCAGTGATGCTGCTCTATCCGGATCTGGTGAAACAGGCGGTCCTCTTGCGCTCGATGCCGGTCTTGAGCGAAGTATCCGATGCCAACCTTGCCAACGCGCGCGTATTGACTGTTTCTGGGGCATCGGACCAGCTTTATGCGCCCTATGCGCCGGCCCTGGAGGATATGTTGAGATCGCATGGTGCGCGGGTGGAAGCCCGCTCGATCAAATCGGACCACGGTCTTGGCAAGGACGATGTGAAGGTCGTCAGCGAATGGCTGTCGGGAGCGACGGCTCAGCTCAAGAAGAACTAA